A window of the Dunckerocampus dactyliophorus isolate RoL2022-P2 chromosome 19, RoL_Ddac_1.1, whole genome shotgun sequence genome harbors these coding sequences:
- the LOC129172622 gene encoding uncharacterized protein LOC129172622 isoform X2, whose amino-acid sequence MLPNSWNEIMIVLLYFTAARGDPQVVMVKDGDDATLPCEHLLDSQVSCGLTWLFSNDSNTYELITSGRIGSGFTSRARRLSLTANCSLVIKGVAAQDAGPYFCRMYQGGREKDSVIYLYVVTLTVKSISEDGRMASCIVHSPGRCQHQVMWLLAGTRVNSQHSHVKTSRPSKCNTTASFTSSYSIYSTKELLQCQVEYSSTKLVLDLPSTGDRQQERSLPKTDNTNTESTGEPPQHNSDKGWFVIVSCEALTSARFVYVLLLLPFSRQVVAVCGGRRGFVGTFSVTICCGDADQAQEKQRLEHLHLTHIRPGVSRGGPWHFPQIQSNKTKLGHPCMRQTWLPEANSLVCCLFSEQDRHRLEACGDVSERGQR is encoded by the exons ATGCTTCCAAACAGCTGGAATGAAATCATGATTGTGCTGCTTTATTTTACAG CAGCAAGAGGCGACCCACAGGTCGTCATGGTCAAGGATGGAGACGATGCGACGTTGCCGTGTGAGCACTTGTTGGACAGCCAGGTGTCTTGTGGACTGACGTGGTTGTTTTCCAACGATTCAAACACGTATGAGCTGATCACCAGTGGACGGATCGGCTCAGGGTTCACATCTCGGGCACGCAGGCTGAGTCTGACAGCTAATTGTTCTCTGGTCATCAAGGGTGTGGCAGCTCAGGATGCTGGTCCATACTTTTGTCGAATGTACCAAGGAGGAAGAGAAAAAGACAGTGTGATATATCTGTATGTGGTTACCT TGACGGTGAAGAGCATCAGTGAGGACGGAAGGATGGCCAGCTGCATCGTGCATTCTCCCGGTCGTTGTCAGCATCAAGTCATGTGGCTTTTAGCTGGAACACGAGTGAATTCACAGCACTCACACGTCAAAACCTCACGTCCTTCCAAATGCAACACCACTGCTTCTTTTACATCATCTTACTCCATTTACTCCACAAAGGAGTTGCTACAGTGCCAAGTGGAATATTCCTCCACCAAGCTGGTGCTTGACCTCCCGTCCACAG GAGACAGGCAGCAGGAGCGTTCCCTTCCGAAAACAGACAACACAAACACGGAAAGCACCGGAGAACCTCCTCAACACAACTCTGACAAAGGTTGGTTTGTCATTGTTTCATGTGAAGCTCTGACCTCCGCCAGGTTCGTATATGTTCTCCTGCTCCTGCCCTTTTCTAGGCAAGTGGTGGCTGTTTGTGGTGGTCGCCGTGGCTTTGTTGGCACTTTTAGTGTCACTATTTGTTGTGGCGATGCTGATCAGGCGCAGGAGAAACAAAGGTTGGAGCATCTGCATCTCACACacattagaccaggggtgtccagggGTGGCCCTTGGCACTTTCCACAGATACAATCAAACAAAACcaagttaggacacccctgcatgAGACAAACATGGCTACCTGAGGCTAACTCTCttgtttgttgtctttttagTGAGCAAGACAGACACCGGCTTG AGGCCTGCGGGGACGTATCAGAACGGG GCCAACGCTGA
- the LOC129172622 gene encoding uncharacterized protein LOC129172622 isoform X3: MLPNSWNEIMIVLLYFTAARGDPQVVMVKDGDDATLPCEHLLDSQVSCGLTWLFSNDSNTYELITSGRIGSGFTSRARRLSLTANCSLVIKGVAAQDAGPYFCRMYQGGREKDSVIYLYVVTLTVKSISEDGRMASCIVHSPGRCQHQVMWLLAGTRVNSQHSHVKTSRPSKCNTTASFTSSYSIYSTKELLQCQVEYSSTKLVLDLPSTGDRQQERSLPKTDNTNTESTGEPPQHNSDKGKWWLFVVVAVALLALLVSLFVVAMLIRRRRNKVSKTDTGLRPAGTYQNGANADVSYASISYVQKNRTATVSNTEGETEGDAVTYVTVKTSFTMDGPSEDSSVVYASVSQSVVNEGRDQLSFRLRCHDLQ; encoded by the exons ATGCTTCCAAACAGCTGGAATGAAATCATGATTGTGCTGCTTTATTTTACAG CAGCAAGAGGCGACCCACAGGTCGTCATGGTCAAGGATGGAGACGATGCGACGTTGCCGTGTGAGCACTTGTTGGACAGCCAGGTGTCTTGTGGACTGACGTGGTTGTTTTCCAACGATTCAAACACGTATGAGCTGATCACCAGTGGACGGATCGGCTCAGGGTTCACATCTCGGGCACGCAGGCTGAGTCTGACAGCTAATTGTTCTCTGGTCATCAAGGGTGTGGCAGCTCAGGATGCTGGTCCATACTTTTGTCGAATGTACCAAGGAGGAAGAGAAAAAGACAGTGTGATATATCTGTATGTGGTTACCT TGACGGTGAAGAGCATCAGTGAGGACGGAAGGATGGCCAGCTGCATCGTGCATTCTCCCGGTCGTTGTCAGCATCAAGTCATGTGGCTTTTAGCTGGAACACGAGTGAATTCACAGCACTCACACGTCAAAACCTCACGTCCTTCCAAATGCAACACCACTGCTTCTTTTACATCATCTTACTCCATTTACTCCACAAAGGAGTTGCTACAGTGCCAAGTGGAATATTCCTCCACCAAGCTGGTGCTTGACCTCCCGTCCACAG GAGACAGGCAGCAGGAGCGTTCCCTTCCGAAAACAGACAACACAAACACGGAAAGCACCGGAGAACCTCCTCAACACAACTCTGACAAAG GCAAGTGGTGGCTGTTTGTGGTGGTCGCCGTGGCTTTGTTGGCACTTTTAGTGTCACTATTTGTTGTGGCGATGCTGATCAGGCGCAGGAGAAACAAAG TGAGCAAGACAGACACCGGCTTG AGGCCTGCGGGGACGTATCAGAACGGG GCCAACGCTGACGTGTCCTACGCCTCCATCAGCTACGTCCAGAAGAACCGTACAGCCACA GTTAGCAACACCGAGGGTGAAACTGAGGGTGACGCTGTGACCTACGTCACTGTGAAAACATCTTTCACCATGGATGGACCCTCAGAGGACTCCAGCGTTGTCTACGCTAGTGTT agtcAGAGTGTTGTCAATGAGGGCAGAGATCAGCTGTCCTTCCGTCTTCGATGTCACGATCTGCAGTGA
- the LOC129172622 gene encoding uncharacterized protein LOC129172622 isoform X1 — protein MLPNSWNEIMIVLLYFTAARGDPQVVMVKDGDDATLPCEHLLDSQVSCGLTWLFSNDSNTYELITSGRIGSGFTSRARRLSLTANCSLVIKGVAAQDAGPYFCRMYQGGREKDSVIYLYVVTLTVKSISEDGRMASCIVHSPGRCQHQVMWLLAGTRVNSQHSHVKTSRPSKCNTTASFTSSYSIYSTKELLQCQVEYSSTKLVLDLPSTGDRQQERSLPKTDNTNTESTGEPPQHNSDKGWFVIVSCEALTSARFVYVLLLLPFSRQVVAVCGGRRGFVGTFSVTICCGDADQAQEKQRLEHLHLTHIRPGVSRGGPWHFPQIQSNKTKLGHPCMRQTWLPEANSLVCCLFSEQDRHRLGEYSKETDNMQRWPCFTDPMSFVACFNSRFLLMKHKMHS, from the exons ATGCTTCCAAACAGCTGGAATGAAATCATGATTGTGCTGCTTTATTTTACAG CAGCAAGAGGCGACCCACAGGTCGTCATGGTCAAGGATGGAGACGATGCGACGTTGCCGTGTGAGCACTTGTTGGACAGCCAGGTGTCTTGTGGACTGACGTGGTTGTTTTCCAACGATTCAAACACGTATGAGCTGATCACCAGTGGACGGATCGGCTCAGGGTTCACATCTCGGGCACGCAGGCTGAGTCTGACAGCTAATTGTTCTCTGGTCATCAAGGGTGTGGCAGCTCAGGATGCTGGTCCATACTTTTGTCGAATGTACCAAGGAGGAAGAGAAAAAGACAGTGTGATATATCTGTATGTGGTTACCT TGACGGTGAAGAGCATCAGTGAGGACGGAAGGATGGCCAGCTGCATCGTGCATTCTCCCGGTCGTTGTCAGCATCAAGTCATGTGGCTTTTAGCTGGAACACGAGTGAATTCACAGCACTCACACGTCAAAACCTCACGTCCTTCCAAATGCAACACCACTGCTTCTTTTACATCATCTTACTCCATTTACTCCACAAAGGAGTTGCTACAGTGCCAAGTGGAATATTCCTCCACCAAGCTGGTGCTTGACCTCCCGTCCACAG GAGACAGGCAGCAGGAGCGTTCCCTTCCGAAAACAGACAACACAAACACGGAAAGCACCGGAGAACCTCCTCAACACAACTCTGACAAAGGTTGGTTTGTCATTGTTTCATGTGAAGCTCTGACCTCCGCCAGGTTCGTATATGTTCTCCTGCTCCTGCCCTTTTCTAGGCAAGTGGTGGCTGTTTGTGGTGGTCGCCGTGGCTTTGTTGGCACTTTTAGTGTCACTATTTGTTGTGGCGATGCTGATCAGGCGCAGGAGAAACAAAGGTTGGAGCATCTGCATCTCACACacattagaccaggggtgtccagggGTGGCCCTTGGCACTTTCCACAGATACAATCAAACAAAACcaagttaggacacccctgcatgAGACAAACATGGCTACCTGAGGCTAACTCTCttgtttgttgtctttttagTGAGCAAGACAGACACCGGCTTGGTGAGTATTCAAAAGAAACAGACAACATGCAAAGGTGGCCCTGTTTCACTGACCCCATGTCTTTTGTCGCTTGCTTCAACTCACGTTTTCTTTTGatgaaacacaaaatgcactcatGA